In a single window of the Mus musculus strain C57BL/6J chromosome 6, GRCm38.p6 C57BL/6J genome:
- the Kcnj8 gene encoding ATP-sensitive inward rectifier potassium channel 8 isoform 2 (isoform 2 is encoded by transcript variant 3) produces the protein MLARKSIIPEEYVLARIAAENLRKPRIRDRLPKARFIAKSGACNLAHKNIREQGRFLQDIFTTLVDLKWRHTLVIFTMSFLCSWLLFAIMWWLVAFAHGDIYAYMEKGTMEKSGLESAVCVTNVRFK, from the exons ATGTTGGCCAGGAAGAGCATCATCCCGGAGGAGTATGTGCTGGCGCGCATCGCAGCGGAGAACCTGCGCAAACCGCGCATCCGCGACCGTCTCCCCAAAGCCCGCTTCATCGCCAAGAGCGGAGCCTGCAACCTGGCACACAAGAACATCCGAGAGCAAGGTCGCTTCCTGCAGGACATCTTCACCACCTTGGTAGACCTGAAGTGGCGTCACACGCTGGTCATCTTCACCATGTCCTTCCTCTGCAGCTGGCTGCTCTTCGCTATCATGTGGTGGCTGGTGGCCTTCGCCCACGGGGACATCTATGCTTACATGGAGAAAGGCACCATGGAGAAGAGTGGCCTGGAGTCCGCTGTCTGTGTGACCAATGTCAG GTTCAAGTGA
- the Kcnj8 gene encoding ATP-sensitive inward rectifier potassium channel 8 isoform 1 (isoform 1 is encoded by transcript variant 2) — translation MLARKSIIPEEYVLARIAAENLRKPRIRDRLPKARFIAKSGACNLAHKNIREQGRFLQDIFTTLVDLKWRHTLVIFTMSFLCSWLLFAIMWWLVAFAHGDIYAYMEKGTMEKSGLESAVCVTNVRSFTSAFLFSIEVQVTIGFGGRMMTEECPLAITVLILQNIVGLIINAVMLGCIFMKTAQAHRRAETLIFSRHAVIAVRNGKLCFMFRVGDLRKSMIISASVRIQVVKKTTTPEGEVVPIHQQDIPVDNPIESNNIFLVAPLIICHVIDKRSPLYDISATDLANQDLEVIVILEGVVETTGITTQARTSYIAEEIQWGHRFVSIVTEEEGVYSVDYSKFGNTVRVAAPRCSARELDEKPSILIQTLQKSELSHQNSLRKRNSMRRNNSMRRNNSIRRNNSSLMVPKVQFMTPEGNQCPSES, via the exons ATGTTGGCCAGGAAGAGCATCATCCCGGAGGAGTATGTGCTGGCGCGCATCGCAGCGGAGAACCTGCGCAAACCGCGCATCCGCGACCGTCTCCCCAAAGCCCGCTTCATCGCCAAGAGCGGAGCCTGCAACCTGGCACACAAGAACATCCGAGAGCAAGGTCGCTTCCTGCAGGACATCTTCACCACCTTGGTAGACCTGAAGTGGCGTCACACGCTGGTCATCTTCACCATGTCCTTCCTCTGCAGCTGGCTGCTCTTCGCTATCATGTGGTGGCTGGTGGCCTTCGCCCACGGGGACATCTATGCTTACATGGAGAAAGGCACCATGGAGAAGAGTGGCCTGGAGTCCGCTGTCTGTGTGACCAATGTCAG GTCATTCACGTCTGCGTTTCTCTTCTCCATTGAGGTTCAAGTGACCATTGGGTTTGGAGGGAGAATGATGACTGAGGAATGCCCTCTGGCCATCACGGTTTTGATTCTGCAGAACATCGTGGGTCTGATCATCAACGCAGTCATGTTGGGCTGCATCTTCATGAAGACGGCGCAGGCCCACAGAAGGGCAGAGACGCTGATTTTCAGCCGCCATGCTGTGATTGCCGTCCGCAATGGCAAGCTGTGCTTCATGTTCCGGGTGGGTGACCTGAGGAAGAGCATGATCATTAGCGCCTCGGTGCGCATCCAGGTGGTCAAGAAAACCACGACGCCAGAAGGGGAGGTGGTGCCTATTCATCAGCAGGACATTCCTGTTGATAATCCCATCGAGAGCAATAATATCTTCCTAGTGGCCCCATTGATCATCTGCCACGTGATTGACAAGCGTAGCCCCCTGTATGATATCTCAGCAACTGACCTTGCCAATCAAGACCTGGAGGTCATAGTGATTCTCGAGGGCGTGGTAGAAACCACAGGCATCACCACACAAGCACGGACCTCCTACATTGCCGAGGAGATCCAGTGGGGACACCGCTTCGTGTCAATTgtgactgaggaggagggcgTGTACTCTGTGGACTATTCCAAATTTGGTAACACGGTGAGAGTGGCTGCGCCAAGATGCAGTGCCCGGGAGCTGGATGAGAAGCCTTCCATCCTGATTCAGACCCTCCAAAAGAGCGAACTGTCGCACCAGAATTCTCTGCGGAAGCGCAACTCCATGAGGAGAAACAACTCCATGAGGAGAAACAACTCCATCAGGAGGAATAACTCTTCCCTCATGGTGCCCAAGGTGCAGTTCATGACTCCAGAAGGAAACCAGTGTCCATCAGAATCATGA